A DNA window from Theobroma cacao cultivar B97-61/B2 chromosome 5, Criollo_cocoa_genome_V2, whole genome shotgun sequence contains the following coding sequences:
- the LOC18597975 gene encoding uncharacterized protein LOC18597975 isoform X4, protein MESNSGISGSSPKGNGANSSKMTSTTAEGLTSLASAGKDSNCSRSSTREMCKNILTSPSPSSGGNKKQFQKPMFKTKRTPKWFEKRRMTRSMKRLDKIDRYFSCFSVSKMCEQVSGSLRYEKVKLVNPQELVKPHDNVKRVADHELNPSNRMRCDSRSYREWLRLRASKYKVSGSYGSLSVTTADACEEVKEEVMESRLLCSKMQRVDFDSTQQCYSCNAEPGNALHSVFPVQDGKELISELNMDQTEEYSSDVLDKESQLEIKTGGGHNACVTCMLGGKLLSCVGKGCKRDFHLSCLVPALSNYPPGVWHCIWCVKKKKELGVHSVSEVESIWDAREAVSDNKTMPWEKQYFVKYRGLAHVHNRWIPEKKLLLEAPRLVTKYNSKNQVIRWKTEWTVPHRLLQKRKLLFPTNSDENDLDCTYEWLVKWTGLGYEHATWELENSSFLTSPEAMKLMRDFEIRHLKSETLSSHSEEEKKEKCSVSELSQLSFGGSPGEYDRYLSYVNKLLAHWNKCQNAVVYDDQVDQERVIKVILFVLSLQFTARKPILIISKSTALSVWESEFLRVASSANIIVYKGSKDVRSSIRSLEFYNESSSIMFEILLSSSDVVAEDLDMLKAVEWGAVVIDECQSSRMSRYFEQIKRLIADMRLLLVSGQIKDCSADYQNLLSLLDSGYELSSDHLKIDSNTNVYELKETFASYVAFECKSGSSRFVEYWVPVQLSYLQLEQYCATLLSNSMFLSSSLKSDPADALREVIISTRKCCDHPYLLDQSLQSVVTKGLSAEENLAVGIKVSGKLQLLDKILVETKARGLRVLILFQSIGGSGRDSIGNILDDFICQRFGKYSYVRIDGRGYANSEKKAVVNMFNDKESGRLFLLLEDRACLPSIKLSAVDIVILFDSDWEPLNDIKALHRISIGSQFEQLKVFRLYSSFTVEEKILILAKEGRRVDSNIRTLNRNSCLRLLSWGASYLFNKLDEFHGCSKLFSVSNVYCEQSFLNAVLLELLRQLPCRGESNHSAKCSFITKVPQNIVYDGSISLFGEKEIGSMNHEPSTFSWQKLLEGRQPQWKLLSESSPRRKKFQYLDNPPRKSEFGDGGDIKKSQIVVNSTDDPTYPNWKLKGKRKITVANKKRKLAAASKDIGETNFHCSTDGKKDVNQNNQLLLKLGISKLCETLLLPCWTAADLLEHKINQNKSLALAKLRLNLDCREEEVDYIYSKLQSVAKKFAQCSENVKGYKKSNCSKRVCVNPQHPVPKTIPSIPSCGQSGTLQSASSNGPDESLTEKTVSSLPMRLVADHFKSDPEHGGTEVIVLEGVRANNSKQHFKVGSPCDQPKDHALILDSRHHQSPVRLPTTDFIAEPSEVPQAQCNEIVTGNDLVTTTNATQPNEDSDETDAVTLERATVFGSPSDQPKDHALISDSRHHRSPVRLPATDFVTEPSEVPQAQCNAMVTGNDLVKTTNATQPDEESDETDAVSLERATLSRISQHDSAVTHLTGDLNALEFTGTGQSLVEADINTVESYSLLCQETAVSLPLHIRSSSSESSISTIPASGMQHLLSSNQHALCQEAPVPRQPLLEVPLDESSGPPVMHSVTLVPQQPSASTPVGESQMCIENQRSTTTLLRSPNDYPCQVNIVRPVSVTPQPACSKPLRIELERIQKFREQTLKLHEDTILRLKSECDKEIEEICKKYDMLLQDAEVAFMQKGQDLESYCSKVYLNNILAETLTFNLEKNSAGSPAIDSFINQLIQQPSLMLDPQIPSSTGLGAAAPAQMSNHTPTGVVAPHSSPAIRVRGSCWVGNARAPAPHLRALNPPPMSTPHISALRGKMPNQQLVSNPQTISPYLPRGTPRLPRESSGIHFPVFNSYVSALEVPLDIGNHAGPNPQHQLRPWHNWGLTSHIPSLTDRVATGSPVVPAAFDAEPICLSDDD, encoded by the exons CCTGAGTGTCACTACTGCTGATGCTTGCGAGGAAGTAAAGGAGGAAGTTATGGAGAGTCGCCTTTTATGTTCTAAAATGCAGAG GGTGGATTTTGATTCAACACAACAATGTTATTCTTGCAATGCAGAACCAGGGAACGCATTGCATAGTGTCTTTCCTGTTCAG GATGGAAAGGAATTGATTTCTGAGCTCAATATGGATCAGACTGAAGAATATTCCAGTGATGTGTTGGACAAGGAATCTCAGTTAGAAATTAAAACTGGTGGCGGACATAATGCATGTGTCACCTGCATGCTTGGTGGAAAGCTTTT GTCCTGTGTTGGAAAAGGGTGCAAAAGGGATTTTCATCTTTCCTGTCTTGTCCCTGCTCTAAGTAATTATCCACCTGGAGTTTGGCACTGTATTTGGTGtgtaaaaaagaagaaagaacttGGTGTGCATTCTGTCTCTGAAGTAGAGTCCATTTGGGATGCTAGAGAGGCAGTTTCTGATAATAAAA CAATGCCGTGGGAGAAGCAATACTTTGTAAAGTACCGAGGTCTTGCTCATGTTCACAATCGCTGGATTCCTGAAAAAAAGCTGCTTTTGGAGGCTCCAAGACTTGTTACAAAATATAATAGCAAAAATCAG GTGATTAGGTGGAAAACAGAGTGGACTGTTCCACATCGTTTGCTACAGAAGAGAAAGTTATTGTTTCCTACAAATTCTGATGAGAATGATTTAGATTGCACTTATGAGTGGCTCGTGAAATGGACTGGCCTTGGTTATGAGCATGCTACATGGGAATTGGagaattcttcatttttgacATCACCTGAAGCTATGAAGCTCAtgagagattttgaaattcgGCACCTAAAGTCAGAAACATTGTCTTCCCATTCTGAAGAAGAGAAG AAGGAAAAATGCAGCGTTTCTGAATTGTCACAGTTGTCATTTGGAGGTTCACCTGGAGAATATGACCGTTATCTAAGTTATGTTAATAAGCTTCTTGCACATTGGAACAAATGTCAGAATGCTGTTGTCTATGATGACCAGGTGGATCAG GAGCGAGTTATAAAGGTGATATTGTTTGTTTTATCTCTGCAATTTACTGCACGGAAGCCTATTCTAATAATCTCAAAGTCGACTGCTCTTTCTGTATGGGAATCTGAGTTCTTACGTGTGGCATCATCTGCCAATATCATAGTTTATAAAGGGAGCAAAGATGTCCGGAGTAGTATTAGATCATTGGAATTCTACAATGAAAGTAGTTCCATAATGTTTGAGATACTTCTATCCTCTTCTGATGTTGTTGCTGAg GACTTAGATATGTTAAAAGCTGTAGAATGGGGAGCTGTTGTAATTGATGAGTGCCAAAGCTCTAGAATGTCTAGATATTTTGAACAAATCAAGAGGCTAATAGCTGATATGAGGCTTCTTCTTGTTAGTGGTCAAATCAAG GATTGCTCTGCTGACTATCAGAATTTGCTGTCCCTCCTTGATTCTGGATATGAGCTAAGCAGTGACCATTTGAAGATTGACTCTAATACTAATGTTTACGAACTAAAGGAAACATTTGCTAGTTATGTTGCATTTGAGTGCAAGTCAGGGTCTTCTAGGTTTGTTGAGTATTGGGTTCCAGTCCAGCTTTCTTATCTGCAACTTGAGCAGTACTGTGCTACATTGCTTTCGAACTCaatgtttctttcttcatctttgaaGAGTGATCCAGCTGATGCTCTTCGTGAGGTTATTATTTCAACCAGGAAG TGTTGTGATCACCCATATCTTCTTGATCAATCTTTGCAAAGTGTTGTCACAAAAGGTCTTTCTGCAGAAGAGAATTTGGCAGTTGGAATAAAAGTGAGTGGAAAACTGCAACTTCTTGATAAAATCCTTGTGGAGACTAAAGCCAGGGGCCTACGAGTATTAATCCTTTTTCAG TCAATTGGTGGCTCTGGACGAGACTCAATAGGAAATATTCTGGATGACTTTATCTGTCAGAGATTTGGTAAGTATTCTTATGTGCGCATTGATGGTAGAGGATATGCCAATTCAGAGAAAAAAGCGGTTGTAAATATGTTTAATGATAAAGAAAGTGGCagactttttcttttgcttgaagATCGCGCTTGTCTCCCAAGCATTAAACTTTCAGCAGTCGACATTGTCATTCTGTTTGACAGTGATTGGGAGCCACTGAATGACATAAAGGCCCTGCATAGGATCTCTATTGGTTCACAGTTTGAGCAGCTCAAAGTATTTCGTTTGTATTCATCTTTTACTGTTGAAGAAAAAATTCTAATTCTTGCTAAGGAAGGTAGAAGAGTAGATAGCAATATAAGAACTTTAAACAGGAACAGCTGCCTTAGATTGCTAAGTTGGGGTGCTTCTTATCTATTCAATAAGCTTGATGAATTTCATGGCTGTAGTAAGTTGTTCTCAGTTTCAAATGTTTATTGTGAACAGTCATTTCTGAATGCTGTATTATTAGAGTTGCTAAGGCAATTACCTTGCAGAGGTGAGAGCAATCATTCTGCCAAATGTTCATTTATTACAAAAGTACCCCAGAACATTGTCTATGATGGAAGCATTTCTTTATTCGGTGAAAAAGAAATAGGATCGATGAACCATGAACCATCAACATTTTCTTGGCAAAAACTGCTCGAAGGAAGGCAACCGCAGTGGAAATTGTTATCTGAGTCCTCtccaagaagaaagaagtttCAATATCTTGATAATCCACCAAGAAAATCCGAATTTGGAGATGGTGGTGATATAAAGAAAAGCCAGATAGTGGTCAACAGCACAGATGATCCTACATATCCAAACTGGAAGTTAAAAGGCAAAAGGAAAATAACTGTtgcaaacaagaaaagaaagctgGCTG CAGCATCTAAGGACATAGGTGAGACAAATTTTCATTGCTCAACAGATGGTAAGAAAGATGTTAATCAG AACAATCAATTGTTGCTGAAGCTGGGGATCTCAAAACTTTGTGAAACTCTGCTACTTCCG TGTTGGACAGCTGCTGATTTATTGGAACATAAGATTAATCAGAACAAATCACTTGCACTTGCAAAACTACGCTTAAATTTGGACTGCAGGGAGGAAGAGGTAGATTATATTTACTCCAAATTGCAGAGTGTTGCGAAAAAGTTTGCTCAATGTTCCGAGAATGTAAAGGGTTACAAGAAGTCAAATTGTTCAAAGAGAGTTTGTGTCAACCCCCAACATCCTGTTCCTAAAACTATACCATCTATTCCTAGCTGTGGTCAAAGTGGAACTTTACAGAGTGCATCATCTAACGGTCCTGATGAATCTCTTACTGAGAAGACAGTATCCAGTTTACCTATGAGATTGGTAGCTGATCACTTTAAATCTGATCCAGAGCATGGTGGAACAGAAGTAATTGTCTTGGAAGGAGTGAGAGCCAATAATAGCAAGCAGCATTTTAAGGTTGGTAGTCCCTGTGATCAACCAAAAGATCATGCCCTTATATTAGATTCTCGACACCACCAAAGTCCTGTTAGACTGCCGACCACTGATTTTATTGCAGAGCCTTCTGAAGTTCCCCAAGCCCAATGTAATGAAATAGTTACAGGCAATGACCTTGTGACTACAACCAATGCTACCCAGCCCAATGAAGATAGTGATGAAACAGATGCAGTGACCTTAGAAAGAGCAACTGTTTTTGGTAGTCCCAGTGATCAACCAAAAGATCATGCCCTTATATCAGATTCTCGACACCACCGAAGTCCTGTTAGACTGCCGGCTACTGATTTTGTAACAGAGCCTTCTGAAGTTCCCCAAGCCCAATGTAATGCAATGGTTACAGGCAATGACCTTGTGAAAACTACCAATGCTACCCAGCCCGATGAAGAAAGTGACGAAACAGATGCAGTGTCCTTAGAAAGAGCAACTCTTTCAAGGATCAGTCAGCACGATAGTGCAGTTACTCATCTCACTGGAGACTTGAATGCTTTGGAGTTTACTGGGACTGGCCAATCCTTGGTGGAGGCAGATATTAACACTGTTGAATCATATTCATTGCTATGCCAAGAG ACAGCTGTCTCCTTACCACTTCATATAAGGTCATCTTCCTCTGAGAGCAGTATATCTACTATACCTGCATCTGGGATGCAACATCTTCTCAGCAGCAATCAGCATGCTTTGTGTCAAGAGGCTCCAGTTCCAAGACAACCATTATTAGAGGTCCCACTGGATGAATCATCTGGTCCTCCTGTTATGCATTCAGTTACACTTGTGCCGCAACAGCCATCTGCAAGTACACCTGTGGGTGAAAGTCAAATGTGCATTGAGAACCAAAGGAGCACAACTACTCTCTTAAGATCTCCAAACGATTATCCTTGTCAAGTCAACATTGTGAGACCTGTGAGTGTGACACCTCAGCCTGCTTGCTCAAAGCCACTTCGCATTGAGCTGGAGAGAATACAAAAGTTTAGGGAGCAAACTTTGAAGCTACATGAAGATACG ATATTACGGCTGAAGTCTGAGTGTGATAAAGAGATAGAAGAAATATGTAAAAAGTATGACATGCTCCTTCAAGATGCTGAGGTAGCATTCATGCAAAAGGGACAGGATCTTGAGAGTTATTGCAGCAAAGTTTACTTAAATAACATATTGGCAGAAACACTGACatttaatttggaaaaaaattcaGCTGGATCACCAG CAATTGACAGTTTCATTAATCAGTTGATTCAGCAACCTTCTCTGATGCTTGATCCACAAATTCCATCATCGACAGGCCTAGGTGCAGCAGCACCTGCACAGATGTCTAACCATACACCAACTGGTGTTGTTGCACCACATTCCAGTCCTGCAATCCGTGTTAGAGGAAGCTGCTGGGTTGGCAATGCACGAGCACCAGCTCCACACCTTCGAGCCTTAAATCCACCACCCATGTCGACACCTCATATATCAGCCTTGCGTGGAAAGATGCCCAATCAGCAATTGGTAAGTAATCCACAGACAATTTCACCATACCTACCTCGTGGAACACCTAGGCTGCCCAGAGAATCATCTGGTATTCATTTTCCGGTTTTCAATAGTTATGTTTCAGCGCTAGAAGTTCCTCTGGATATTGGCAATCATGCTGGTCCTAACCCACAACATCAGTTAAGACCTTGGCATAACTGGGGATTGACTTCTCACATACCCAGTCTAACAGACCGAGTGGCCACTGGTTCTCCCGTTGTCCCAGCTGCTTTTGATGCAGAACCCATTTGTTTATCAGATGATGATTGA
- the LOC18597975 gene encoding uncharacterized protein LOC18597975 isoform X1 has product MESNSGISGSSPKGNGANSSKMTSTTAEGLTSLASAGKDSNCSRSSTREMCKNILTSPSPSSGGNKKQFQKPMFKTKRTPKWFEKRRMTRSMKRLDKIDRYFSCFSVSKMCEQVSGSLRYEKVKLVNPQELVKPHDNVKRVADHELNPSNRMRCDSRSYREWLRLRASKYKVSGSYGSLSVTTADACEEVKEEVMESRLLCSKMQRVDFDSTQQCYSCNAEPGNALHSVFPVQDGKELISELNMDQTEEYSSDVLDKESQLEIKTGGGHNACVTCMLGGKLLSCVGKGCKRDFHLSCLVPALSNYPPGVWHCIWCVKKKKELGVHSVSEVESIWDAREAVSDNKTMPWEKQYFVKYRGLAHVHNRWIPEKKLLLEAPRLVTKYNSKNQVIRWKTEWTVPHRLLQKRKLLFPTNSDENDLDCTYEWLVKWTGLGYEHATWELENSSFLTSPEAMKLMRDFEIRHLKSETLSSHSEEEKKEKCSVSELSQLSFGGSPGEYDRYLSYVNKLLAHWNKCQNAVVYDDQVDQERVIKVILFVLSLQFTARKPILIISKSTALSVWESEFLRVASSANIIVYKGSKDVRSSIRSLEFYNESSSIMFEILLSSSDVVAEDLDMLKAVEWGAVVIDECQSSRMSRYFEQIKRLIADMRLLLVSGQIKDCSADYQNLLSLLDSGYELSSDHLKIDSNTNVYELKETFASYVAFECKSGSSRFVEYWVPVQLSYLQLEQYCATLLSNSMFLSSSLKSDPADALREVIISTRKCCDHPYLLDQSLQSVVTKGLSAEENLAVGIKVSGKLQLLDKILVETKARGLRVLILFQSIGGSGRDSIGNILDDFICQRFGKYSYVRIDGRGYANSEKKAVVNMFNDKESGRLFLLLEDRACLPSIKLSAVDIVILFDSDWEPLNDIKALHRISIGSQFEQLKVFRLYSSFTVEEKILILAKEGRRVDSNIRTLNRNSCLRLLSWGASYLFNKLDEFHGCSKLFSVSNVYCEQSFLNAVLLELLRQLPCRGESNHSAKCSFITKVPQNIVYDGSISLFGEKEIGSMNHEPSTFSWQKLLEGRQPQWKLLSESSPRRKKFQYLDNPPRKSEFGDGGDIKKSQIVVNSTDDPTYPNWKLKGKRKITVANKKRKLAAASKDIGETNFHCSTDGKKDVNQNNQLLLKLGISKLCETLLLPENVRGTAVAFLEYIMRDYDVSWESVSTSQAYQISLCWTAADLLEHKINQNKSLALAKLRLNLDCREEEVDYIYSKLQSVAKKFAQCSENVKGYKKSNCSKRVCVNPQHPVPKTIPSIPSCGQSGTLQSASSNGPDESLTEKTVSSLPMRLVADHFKSDPEHGGTEVIVLEGVRANNSKQHFKVGSPCDQPKDHALILDSRHHQSPVRLPTTDFIAEPSEVPQAQCNEIVTGNDLVTTTNATQPNEDSDETDAVTLERATVFGSPSDQPKDHALISDSRHHRSPVRLPATDFVTEPSEVPQAQCNAMVTGNDLVKTTNATQPDEESDETDAVSLERATLSRISQHDSAVTHLTGDLNALEFTGTGQSLVEADINTVESYSLLCQETAVSLPLHIRSSSSESSISTIPASGMQHLLSSNQHALCQEAPVPRQPLLEVPLDESSGPPVMHSVTLVPQQPSASTPVGESQMCIENQRSTTTLLRSPNDYPCQVNIVRPVSVTPQPACSKPLRIELERIQKFREQTLKLHEDTILRLKSECDKEIEEICKKYDMLLQDAEVAFMQKGQDLESYCSKVYLNNILAETLTFNLEKNSAGSPAIDSFINQLIQQPSLMLDPQIPSSTGLGAAAPAQMSNHTPTGVVAPHSSPAIRVRGSCWVGNARAPAPHLRALNPPPMSTPHISALRGKMPNQQLVSNPQTISPYLPRGTPRLPRESSGIHFPVFNSYVSALEVPLDIGNHAGPNPQHQLRPWHNWGLTSHIPSLTDRVATGSPVVPAAFDAEPICLSDDD; this is encoded by the exons CCTGAGTGTCACTACTGCTGATGCTTGCGAGGAAGTAAAGGAGGAAGTTATGGAGAGTCGCCTTTTATGTTCTAAAATGCAGAG GGTGGATTTTGATTCAACACAACAATGTTATTCTTGCAATGCAGAACCAGGGAACGCATTGCATAGTGTCTTTCCTGTTCAG GATGGAAAGGAATTGATTTCTGAGCTCAATATGGATCAGACTGAAGAATATTCCAGTGATGTGTTGGACAAGGAATCTCAGTTAGAAATTAAAACTGGTGGCGGACATAATGCATGTGTCACCTGCATGCTTGGTGGAAAGCTTTT GTCCTGTGTTGGAAAAGGGTGCAAAAGGGATTTTCATCTTTCCTGTCTTGTCCCTGCTCTAAGTAATTATCCACCTGGAGTTTGGCACTGTATTTGGTGtgtaaaaaagaagaaagaacttGGTGTGCATTCTGTCTCTGAAGTAGAGTCCATTTGGGATGCTAGAGAGGCAGTTTCTGATAATAAAA CAATGCCGTGGGAGAAGCAATACTTTGTAAAGTACCGAGGTCTTGCTCATGTTCACAATCGCTGGATTCCTGAAAAAAAGCTGCTTTTGGAGGCTCCAAGACTTGTTACAAAATATAATAGCAAAAATCAG GTGATTAGGTGGAAAACAGAGTGGACTGTTCCACATCGTTTGCTACAGAAGAGAAAGTTATTGTTTCCTACAAATTCTGATGAGAATGATTTAGATTGCACTTATGAGTGGCTCGTGAAATGGACTGGCCTTGGTTATGAGCATGCTACATGGGAATTGGagaattcttcatttttgacATCACCTGAAGCTATGAAGCTCAtgagagattttgaaattcgGCACCTAAAGTCAGAAACATTGTCTTCCCATTCTGAAGAAGAGAAG AAGGAAAAATGCAGCGTTTCTGAATTGTCACAGTTGTCATTTGGAGGTTCACCTGGAGAATATGACCGTTATCTAAGTTATGTTAATAAGCTTCTTGCACATTGGAACAAATGTCAGAATGCTGTTGTCTATGATGACCAGGTGGATCAG GAGCGAGTTATAAAGGTGATATTGTTTGTTTTATCTCTGCAATTTACTGCACGGAAGCCTATTCTAATAATCTCAAAGTCGACTGCTCTTTCTGTATGGGAATCTGAGTTCTTACGTGTGGCATCATCTGCCAATATCATAGTTTATAAAGGGAGCAAAGATGTCCGGAGTAGTATTAGATCATTGGAATTCTACAATGAAAGTAGTTCCATAATGTTTGAGATACTTCTATCCTCTTCTGATGTTGTTGCTGAg GACTTAGATATGTTAAAAGCTGTAGAATGGGGAGCTGTTGTAATTGATGAGTGCCAAAGCTCTAGAATGTCTAGATATTTTGAACAAATCAAGAGGCTAATAGCTGATATGAGGCTTCTTCTTGTTAGTGGTCAAATCAAG GATTGCTCTGCTGACTATCAGAATTTGCTGTCCCTCCTTGATTCTGGATATGAGCTAAGCAGTGACCATTTGAAGATTGACTCTAATACTAATGTTTACGAACTAAAGGAAACATTTGCTAGTTATGTTGCATTTGAGTGCAAGTCAGGGTCTTCTAGGTTTGTTGAGTATTGGGTTCCAGTCCAGCTTTCTTATCTGCAACTTGAGCAGTACTGTGCTACATTGCTTTCGAACTCaatgtttctttcttcatctttgaaGAGTGATCCAGCTGATGCTCTTCGTGAGGTTATTATTTCAACCAGGAAG TGTTGTGATCACCCATATCTTCTTGATCAATCTTTGCAAAGTGTTGTCACAAAAGGTCTTTCTGCAGAAGAGAATTTGGCAGTTGGAATAAAAGTGAGTGGAAAACTGCAACTTCTTGATAAAATCCTTGTGGAGACTAAAGCCAGGGGCCTACGAGTATTAATCCTTTTTCAG TCAATTGGTGGCTCTGGACGAGACTCAATAGGAAATATTCTGGATGACTTTATCTGTCAGAGATTTGGTAAGTATTCTTATGTGCGCATTGATGGTAGAGGATATGCCAATTCAGAGAAAAAAGCGGTTGTAAATATGTTTAATGATAAAGAAAGTGGCagactttttcttttgcttgaagATCGCGCTTGTCTCCCAAGCATTAAACTTTCAGCAGTCGACATTGTCATTCTGTTTGACAGTGATTGGGAGCCACTGAATGACATAAAGGCCCTGCATAGGATCTCTATTGGTTCACAGTTTGAGCAGCTCAAAGTATTTCGTTTGTATTCATCTTTTACTGTTGAAGAAAAAATTCTAATTCTTGCTAAGGAAGGTAGAAGAGTAGATAGCAATATAAGAACTTTAAACAGGAACAGCTGCCTTAGATTGCTAAGTTGGGGTGCTTCTTATCTATTCAATAAGCTTGATGAATTTCATGGCTGTAGTAAGTTGTTCTCAGTTTCAAATGTTTATTGTGAACAGTCATTTCTGAATGCTGTATTATTAGAGTTGCTAAGGCAATTACCTTGCAGAGGTGAGAGCAATCATTCTGCCAAATGTTCATTTATTACAAAAGTACCCCAGAACATTGTCTATGATGGAAGCATTTCTTTATTCGGTGAAAAAGAAATAGGATCGATGAACCATGAACCATCAACATTTTCTTGGCAAAAACTGCTCGAAGGAAGGCAACCGCAGTGGAAATTGTTATCTGAGTCCTCtccaagaagaaagaagtttCAATATCTTGATAATCCACCAAGAAAATCCGAATTTGGAGATGGTGGTGATATAAAGAAAAGCCAGATAGTGGTCAACAGCACAGATGATCCTACATATCCAAACTGGAAGTTAAAAGGCAAAAGGAAAATAACTGTtgcaaacaagaaaagaaagctgGCTG CAGCATCTAAGGACATAGGTGAGACAAATTTTCATTGCTCAACAGATGGTAAGAAAGATGTTAATCAG AACAATCAATTGTTGCTGAAGCTGGGGATCTCAAAACTTTGTGAAACTCTGCTACTTCCG GAGAATGTCAGGGGCACTGCAGTGGCATTTCTTGAGTACATAATGCGAGATTATGATGTTAGCTGGGAATCTGTTTCTACATCACAAGCATACCAGATATCTCTG TGTTGGACAGCTGCTGATTTATTGGAACATAAGATTAATCAGAACAAATCACTTGCACTTGCAAAACTACGCTTAAATTTGGACTGCAGGGAGGAAGAGGTAGATTATATTTACTCCAAATTGCAGAGTGTTGCGAAAAAGTTTGCTCAATGTTCCGAGAATGTAAAGGGTTACAAGAAGTCAAATTGTTCAAAGAGAGTTTGTGTCAACCCCCAACATCCTGTTCCTAAAACTATACCATCTATTCCTAGCTGTGGTCAAAGTGGAACTTTACAGAGTGCATCATCTAACGGTCCTGATGAATCTCTTACTGAGAAGACAGTATCCAGTTTACCTATGAGATTGGTAGCTGATCACTTTAAATCTGATCCAGAGCATGGTGGAACAGAAGTAATTGTCTTGGAAGGAGTGAGAGCCAATAATAGCAAGCAGCATTTTAAGGTTGGTAGTCCCTGTGATCAACCAAAAGATCATGCCCTTATATTAGATTCTCGACACCACCAAAGTCCTGTTAGACTGCCGACCACTGATTTTATTGCAGAGCCTTCTGAAGTTCCCCAAGCCCAATGTAATGAAATAGTTACAGGCAATGACCTTGTGACTACAACCAATGCTACCCAGCCCAATGAAGATAGTGATGAAACAGATGCAGTGACCTTAGAAAGAGCAACTGTTTTTGGTAGTCCCAGTGATCAACCAAAAGATCATGCCCTTATATCAGATTCTCGACACCACCGAAGTCCTGTTAGACTGCCGGCTACTGATTTTGTAACAGAGCCTTCTGAAGTTCCCCAAGCCCAATGTAATGCAATGGTTACAGGCAATGACCTTGTGAAAACTACCAATGCTACCCAGCCCGATGAAGAAAGTGACGAAACAGATGCAGTGTCCTTAGAAAGAGCAACTCTTTCAAGGATCAGTCAGCACGATAGTGCAGTTACTCATCTCACTGGAGACTTGAATGCTTTGGAGTTTACTGGGACTGGCCAATCCTTGGTGGAGGCAGATATTAACACTGTTGAATCATATTCATTGCTATGCCAAGAG ACAGCTGTCTCCTTACCACTTCATATAAGGTCATCTTCCTCTGAGAGCAGTATATCTACTATACCTGCATCTGGGATGCAACATCTTCTCAGCAGCAATCAGCATGCTTTGTGTCAAGAGGCTCCAGTTCCAAGACAACCATTATTAGAGGTCCCACTGGATGAATCATCTGGTCCTCCTGTTATGCATTCAGTTACACTTGTGCCGCAACAGCCATCTGCAAGTACACCTGTGGGTGAAAGTCAAATGTGCATTGAGAACCAAAGGAGCACAACTACTCTCTTAAGATCTCCAAACGATTATCCTTGTCAAGTCAACATTGTGAGACCTGTGAGTGTGACACCTCAGCCTGCTTGCTCAAAGCCACTTCGCATTGAGCTGGAGAGAATACAAAAGTTTAGGGAGCAAACTTTGAAGCTACATGAAGATACG ATATTACGGCTGAAGTCTGAGTGTGATAAAGAGATAGAAGAAATATGTAAAAAGTATGACATGCTCCTTCAAGATGCTGAGGTAGCATTCATGCAAAAGGGACAGGATCTTGAGAGTTATTGCAGCAAAGTTTACTTAAATAACATATTGGCAGAAACACTGACatttaatttggaaaaaaattcaGCTGGATCACCAG CAATTGACAGTTTCATTAATCAGTTGATTCAGCAACCTTCTCTGATGCTTGATCCACAAATTCCATCATCGACAGGCCTAGGTGCAGCAGCACCTGCACAGATGTCTAACCATACACCAACTGGTGTTGTTGCACCACATTCCAGTCCTGCAATCCGTGTTAGAGGAAGCTGCTGGGTTGGCAATGCACGAGCACCAGCTCCACACCTTCGAGCCTTAAATCCACCACCCATGTCGACACCTCATATATCAGCCTTGCGTGGAAAGATGCCCAATCAGCAATTGGTAAGTAATCCACAGACAATTTCACCATACCTACCTCGTGGAACACCTAGGCTGCCCAGAGAATCATCTGGTATTCATTTTCCGGTTTTCAATAGTTATGTTTCAGCGCTAGAAGTTCCTCTGGATATTGGCAATCATGCTGGTCCTAACCCACAACATCAGTTAAGACCTTGGCATAACTGGGGATTGACTTCTCACATACCCAGTCTAACAGACCGAGTGGCCACTGGTTCTCCCGTTGTCCCAGCTGCTTTTGATGCAGAACCCATTTGTTTATCAGATGATGATTGA